One region of Seriola aureovittata isolate HTS-2021-v1 ecotype China chromosome 15, ASM2101889v1, whole genome shotgun sequence genomic DNA includes:
- the trim37 gene encoding E3 ubiquitin-protein ligase TRIM37 isoform X2 has protein sequence MHGGHTFKPLVEIYEQHVTKVKEEVAKLRRRLMELISLVQEVERNVEAVRGAKDERVREIRNAVEMMIARLDNQLKNKLITLMGQKTSLTQETELLESLLQEVEHQLHSCSKSELISKSPEILLMFQQVHRKPMQSFVTTPVPPDFTSELVPAYDSSTFVLVNFSTLRQRADPVYSPPLQISGLCWRLKVYPDGNGVVRGNYLSVFLELSAGLPETSKYEYRVEMVHQASSDPTKNIIREFASDFEVGECWGYNRFFRLDLLASEGYLNMQTDTLVLCYQVRSPTFFQKCRDQYWYISQLESAQSGYIQQINNLKERLAIELFRRQTSRSSSPPDLRLGGGTTASERDPRSVKSDDDIQATLTNTKKGEEEERTQQDDSNELSDGDLEVDCLTEEEVNPLDGSSTSGSSTATSNTEENDIDEETMSGENDVDFIGNLETEEGELPDDLAGATGGSSSSGRSLLRNAAAGRSASSSGAAACGAVGPGSNSLLEIDPVILIQLLDLKERSSVESLWGLQPRPPVSLLHSQAHPHSRKERERRPQVVRRSAPDSGVLIRLKAQMAEVRSKMSDVKSQVLEARGTTEPRPGPSGAFSVEDVPSHHADSELPACRKPSELDLLGRAAVARSRPCRPARKSLSPVLDSSGSLVVKRRSPEEMEKDLRGAEAASELSMHPKDGLGGGEGVLKSEGTQGPLVSLGSSSSEQASTSKQQYSVEQQLYGTSGPKDDIFSLGGPSYMTASKNCGSRTLGAAMLDCESESSGNSHQSLLEGPALQSQSNEDQSPSVLVAATSSDSDTEDEALQSNNSRYDNQTPPCTGEQLLSDDMSLPADR, from the exons ATG CACGGTGGCCACACTTTCAAGCCTCTGGTGGAAATCTATGAGCAGCATGTGACcaaggtgaaggaggaggttGCCAAACTCCGCCGCCGGCTCATGGAGCTTATCAGTCTAGTGCAGGAAGTG GAGAGGAACGTAGAGGCTGTCAGGGGAGCGAAGGATGAGAGGGTCAGAGAGATCAGAAACGCAGTGGAAATGATGATCGCTCGTCTGGACAACCAGCTCAAGAACAAACTCATCACCCTCATGG GCCAGAAGACGTCCTTGACCCAGGAGACGGAGCTGCTGGAATCTCTCCTGCAGGAGGTGGAGCATCAG cTTCACTCCTGCAGTAAAAGTGAACTCATCTCCAAGAGCCCAGAGATCCTGCTCATGTTCCAGCAGGTCCATCGGAAACCCATGCAGTCCTTCGTAACCACACCAGTCCCTCCAGACTTCACCAG TGAGCTGGTCCCTGCCTATGACTCCAGCACTTTTGTTTTGGTCAACTTCAG caCCCTGAGGCAGCGGGCTGACCCAGTGTATAGCCCTCCTCTACAGATATCTGGGCTCTGCTGGAGACTTAAAGTCTACCCT GATGGAAATGGTGTGGTCCGTGGAAACTACCTGTCTGTATTCTTGGAACTTTCTGCTGGACTCCCTGAAACATCAAa GTATGAGTACCGTGTGGAGATGGTCCATCAGGCCTCCAGTGACCCAACCAAGAACATCATTCGGGAGTTCGCCTCAGATTTTGAGGTTGGTGAATGCTGGGGCTACAACCGCTTCTTCCGACTGGACCTCCTGGCCAGCGAGGGCTACCTGAACATGCAGACCGACACACTGGTCCTCTG CTACCAGGTTCGCTCACCCACCTTCTTCCAGAAGTGCAGAGATCAGTACTGGTACATCAGCCAGCTGGAGTCGGCCCAGAGCGGCTACATACAGCAGATCAACAACCTCAAAGAg AGGCTGGCCATCGAGCTTTTTCGCCGTCAAACATCACGCAGCTCCTCGCCCCCTGACCTGAGGCTCGGTGGAGGCACCACAGCCTCTGAAAGAGACCCTCGCTCAGTGAAGAGTGACGATGACATCCAGGCCACTTTGACCAACACTAAGAAAGgcgaagaggaggagaggacccAGCAGGATGACTCTAAT GAGCTGTCGGACGGTGACTTGGAGGTGGATtgtctgacagaggaggaggtgaaccCACTGGATGGTAGCAGCACCTCAGGGAGCTCCACAGCCACCAGCAACACAGAGGAGAACGACATAGATGAGGAGACTAT GTCAGGAGAAAATGATGTAGACTTCATTGGGAACCTGGAGACGGAGGAAGGAGAGCTTCCTGATGACTTGGCTGGAGCCACAG GTGGTTCCAGCTCCAGTGGACGTTCATTACTTCGCAATGCTGCCGCTGGTCGTAGTGCCAGTAGTAGCGGAGCTGCTGCTTGTGGTGCTGTTGGGCCAGGCAGCAACAGCCTCCTGGAAATTGACCCGGTCATCCTGATCCAGTTGCTGGATCTGAAGGAGCGCAGCAGCGTGGAGTCTCTGTGGGGGCTTCAGCCTCGGCCTCCTGTGTCTCTCCTGCACAGCCAAG CTCATCCTCACTCCAGGAAAGAACGAGAGCGGCGGCCTCAGGTGGTACGACGATCAGCTCCAGACTCAGGGGTCCTGATCCGCCTCAAGGCTCAGATGGCAGAAGTCCGTAGCAAGATGTCTGATGTCAAGAGTCAAGTGCTGGAGGCTCGGGGGACCACAGAGCCCAGGCCCGGCCCATCAGGGGCCTTCAGTGTGGAGGATGTACCCTCTCATCATGCCGATTCAGAGTTGCCAGCGTGTCGTAAGCCGAGTGAGCTGGACCTCCTGGGGAGAGCAGCTGTAGCTCGGTCCAGGCCCTGCCGCCCTG CCAGGAAATCTCTCTCCCCTGTCCTGGACAGCAGTGGTTCTCTGGTTGTGAAGAGGAGGAGtccagaggagatggagaaggacCTGAGAGGGGCAGAGGCAGCCTCAGAGCTTAGCATGCATCCCAAAGACGGgctgggaggtggagagg GAGTGCTGAAGTCTGAGGGCACCCAGGGCCCCCTAGTGTCTCTTGGCAGTTCCTCATCAGAGCAGGCCTCCACCTCCAAGCAGCAGTACTcggtggagcagcagctgtatGGGACCTCAGGGCCAAAGGATGACATCTTCTCTTTGGGGGGACCAAGCTACATGACTGCCAGCAAGAACTGTGGCAGTAGGACCCTAGG GGCAGCCATGTTGGACTGTGAATCTGAAAGCTCAGGGAACTCCCATCAGTCCTTGCTGGAGGGACCCGCTTTGCAGTCACAGTCAAATGAAG ATCAGTCGCCCTCAGTCCTGGTGGCAGCAACAAGCAGTGACAGCGACACTGAGGACGAGGCCCTGCAGAGCAACAACTCTCGCTACGACAACCAGACTCCTCCCTGCACAG GAGAGCAGCTTCTGTCTGATGACATGAGTCTGCCTGCTGACAGGTGA
- the trim37 gene encoding E3 ubiquitin-protein ligase TRIM37 isoform X1: MDEQSVESIAEVFRCFICMEKLRDARLCPHCSKLCCFSCIRRWLTEQRAQCPHCRAPLQLRELVNCRWAEEVTQQLDTLQLCSLTKHEDNDKDKCENHHEKLSVFCWTCKKCICHQCALWGGMHGGHTFKPLVEIYEQHVTKVKEEVAKLRRRLMELISLVQEVERNVEAVRGAKDERVREIRNAVEMMIARLDNQLKNKLITLMGQKTSLTQETELLESLLQEVEHQLHSCSKSELISKSPEILLMFQQVHRKPMQSFVTTPVPPDFTSELVPAYDSSTFVLVNFSTLRQRADPVYSPPLQISGLCWRLKVYPDGNGVVRGNYLSVFLELSAGLPETSKYEYRVEMVHQASSDPTKNIIREFASDFEVGECWGYNRFFRLDLLASEGYLNMQTDTLVLCYQVRSPTFFQKCRDQYWYISQLESAQSGYIQQINNLKERLAIELFRRQTSRSSSPPDLRLGGGTTASERDPRSVKSDDDIQATLTNTKKGEEEERTQQDDSNELSDGDLEVDCLTEEEVNPLDGSSTSGSSTATSNTEENDIDEETMSGENDVDFIGNLETEEGELPDDLAGATGGSSSSGRSLLRNAAAGRSASSSGAAACGAVGPGSNSLLEIDPVILIQLLDLKERSSVESLWGLQPRPPVSLLHSQAHPHSRKERERRPQVVRRSAPDSGVLIRLKAQMAEVRSKMSDVKSQVLEARGTTEPRPGPSGAFSVEDVPSHHADSELPACRKPSELDLLGRAAVARSRPCRPARKSLSPVLDSSGSLVVKRRSPEEMEKDLRGAEAASELSMHPKDGLGGGEGVLKSEGTQGPLVSLGSSSSEQASTSKQQYSVEQQLYGTSGPKDDIFSLGGPSYMTASKNCGSRTLGAAMLDCESESSGNSHQSLLEGPALQSQSNEDQSPSVLVAATSSDSDTEDEALQSNNSRYDNQTPPCTGEQLLSDDMSLPADR, encoded by the exons ATGGATGAACAAAGTGTTGAG AGCATCGCTGAGGTGTTTCGCTGCTTCATCTGCATGGAGAAACTGAGGGATGCTCGCCTCTGCCCTCACTGCTCCAAactctgctgcttcagctgcatACGA cGATGGTTGACGGAGCAGAGAGCCCAGTGTCCACACTGTCG GGCTCCGCTCCAGCTGAGGGAGCTGGTCAACTGTCGCTGGGCAGAGGAGGTCACCCAGCAGTTGGACaccctgcagctctgcagcctcaCCAAGCATGAGGACAATGACAAGGACAA ATGTGAGAACCACCATGAGAAgctgagtgttttctgttgGACCTGTAAGAAATGCATCTGTCATCAGTGTGCTCTGTGGGGAGGCATG CACGGTGGCCACACTTTCAAGCCTCTGGTGGAAATCTATGAGCAGCATGTGACcaaggtgaaggaggaggttGCCAAACTCCGCCGCCGGCTCATGGAGCTTATCAGTCTAGTGCAGGAAGTG GAGAGGAACGTAGAGGCTGTCAGGGGAGCGAAGGATGAGAGGGTCAGAGAGATCAGAAACGCAGTGGAAATGATGATCGCTCGTCTGGACAACCAGCTCAAGAACAAACTCATCACCCTCATGG GCCAGAAGACGTCCTTGACCCAGGAGACGGAGCTGCTGGAATCTCTCCTGCAGGAGGTGGAGCATCAG cTTCACTCCTGCAGTAAAAGTGAACTCATCTCCAAGAGCCCAGAGATCCTGCTCATGTTCCAGCAGGTCCATCGGAAACCCATGCAGTCCTTCGTAACCACACCAGTCCCTCCAGACTTCACCAG TGAGCTGGTCCCTGCCTATGACTCCAGCACTTTTGTTTTGGTCAACTTCAG caCCCTGAGGCAGCGGGCTGACCCAGTGTATAGCCCTCCTCTACAGATATCTGGGCTCTGCTGGAGACTTAAAGTCTACCCT GATGGAAATGGTGTGGTCCGTGGAAACTACCTGTCTGTATTCTTGGAACTTTCTGCTGGACTCCCTGAAACATCAAa GTATGAGTACCGTGTGGAGATGGTCCATCAGGCCTCCAGTGACCCAACCAAGAACATCATTCGGGAGTTCGCCTCAGATTTTGAGGTTGGTGAATGCTGGGGCTACAACCGCTTCTTCCGACTGGACCTCCTGGCCAGCGAGGGCTACCTGAACATGCAGACCGACACACTGGTCCTCTG CTACCAGGTTCGCTCACCCACCTTCTTCCAGAAGTGCAGAGATCAGTACTGGTACATCAGCCAGCTGGAGTCGGCCCAGAGCGGCTACATACAGCAGATCAACAACCTCAAAGAg AGGCTGGCCATCGAGCTTTTTCGCCGTCAAACATCACGCAGCTCCTCGCCCCCTGACCTGAGGCTCGGTGGAGGCACCACAGCCTCTGAAAGAGACCCTCGCTCAGTGAAGAGTGACGATGACATCCAGGCCACTTTGACCAACACTAAGAAAGgcgaagaggaggagaggacccAGCAGGATGACTCTAAT GAGCTGTCGGACGGTGACTTGGAGGTGGATtgtctgacagaggaggaggtgaaccCACTGGATGGTAGCAGCACCTCAGGGAGCTCCACAGCCACCAGCAACACAGAGGAGAACGACATAGATGAGGAGACTAT GTCAGGAGAAAATGATGTAGACTTCATTGGGAACCTGGAGACGGAGGAAGGAGAGCTTCCTGATGACTTGGCTGGAGCCACAG GTGGTTCCAGCTCCAGTGGACGTTCATTACTTCGCAATGCTGCCGCTGGTCGTAGTGCCAGTAGTAGCGGAGCTGCTGCTTGTGGTGCTGTTGGGCCAGGCAGCAACAGCCTCCTGGAAATTGACCCGGTCATCCTGATCCAGTTGCTGGATCTGAAGGAGCGCAGCAGCGTGGAGTCTCTGTGGGGGCTTCAGCCTCGGCCTCCTGTGTCTCTCCTGCACAGCCAAG CTCATCCTCACTCCAGGAAAGAACGAGAGCGGCGGCCTCAGGTGGTACGACGATCAGCTCCAGACTCAGGGGTCCTGATCCGCCTCAAGGCTCAGATGGCAGAAGTCCGTAGCAAGATGTCTGATGTCAAGAGTCAAGTGCTGGAGGCTCGGGGGACCACAGAGCCCAGGCCCGGCCCATCAGGGGCCTTCAGTGTGGAGGATGTACCCTCTCATCATGCCGATTCAGAGTTGCCAGCGTGTCGTAAGCCGAGTGAGCTGGACCTCCTGGGGAGAGCAGCTGTAGCTCGGTCCAGGCCCTGCCGCCCTG CCAGGAAATCTCTCTCCCCTGTCCTGGACAGCAGTGGTTCTCTGGTTGTGAAGAGGAGGAGtccagaggagatggagaaggacCTGAGAGGGGCAGAGGCAGCCTCAGAGCTTAGCATGCATCCCAAAGACGGgctgggaggtggagagg GAGTGCTGAAGTCTGAGGGCACCCAGGGCCCCCTAGTGTCTCTTGGCAGTTCCTCATCAGAGCAGGCCTCCACCTCCAAGCAGCAGTACTcggtggagcagcagctgtatGGGACCTCAGGGCCAAAGGATGACATCTTCTCTTTGGGGGGACCAAGCTACATGACTGCCAGCAAGAACTGTGGCAGTAGGACCCTAGG GGCAGCCATGTTGGACTGTGAATCTGAAAGCTCAGGGAACTCCCATCAGTCCTTGCTGGAGGGACCCGCTTTGCAGTCACAGTCAAATGAAG ATCAGTCGCCCTCAGTCCTGGTGGCAGCAACAAGCAGTGACAGCGACACTGAGGACGAGGCCCTGCAGAGCAACAACTCTCGCTACGACAACCAGACTCCTCCCTGCACAG GAGAGCAGCTTCTGTCTGATGACATGAGTCTGCCTGCTGACAGGTGA
- the trim37 gene encoding E3 ubiquitin-protein ligase TRIM37 isoform X3, giving the protein MMIARLDNQLKNKLITLMGQKTSLTQETELLESLLQEVEHQLHSCSKSELISKSPEILLMFQQVHRKPMQSFVTTPVPPDFTSELVPAYDSSTFVLVNFSTLRQRADPVYSPPLQISGLCWRLKVYPDGNGVVRGNYLSVFLELSAGLPETSKYEYRVEMVHQASSDPTKNIIREFASDFEVGECWGYNRFFRLDLLASEGYLNMQTDTLVLCYQVRSPTFFQKCRDQYWYISQLESAQSGYIQQINNLKERLAIELFRRQTSRSSSPPDLRLGGGTTASERDPRSVKSDDDIQATLTNTKKGEEEERTQQDDSNELSDGDLEVDCLTEEEVNPLDGSSTSGSSTATSNTEENDIDEETMSGENDVDFIGNLETEEGELPDDLAGATGGSSSSGRSLLRNAAAGRSASSSGAAACGAVGPGSNSLLEIDPVILIQLLDLKERSSVESLWGLQPRPPVSLLHSQAHPHSRKERERRPQVVRRSAPDSGVLIRLKAQMAEVRSKMSDVKSQVLEARGTTEPRPGPSGAFSVEDVPSHHADSELPACRKPSELDLLGRAAVARSRPCRPARKSLSPVLDSSGSLVVKRRSPEEMEKDLRGAEAASELSMHPKDGLGGGEGVLKSEGTQGPLVSLGSSSSEQASTSKQQYSVEQQLYGTSGPKDDIFSLGGPSYMTASKNCGSRTLGAAMLDCESESSGNSHQSLLEGPALQSQSNEDQSPSVLVAATSSDSDTEDEALQSNNSRYDNQTPPCTGEQLLSDDMSLPADR; this is encoded by the exons ATGATGATCGCTCGTCTGGACAACCAGCTCAAGAACAAACTCATCACCCTCATGG GCCAGAAGACGTCCTTGACCCAGGAGACGGAGCTGCTGGAATCTCTCCTGCAGGAGGTGGAGCATCAG cTTCACTCCTGCAGTAAAAGTGAACTCATCTCCAAGAGCCCAGAGATCCTGCTCATGTTCCAGCAGGTCCATCGGAAACCCATGCAGTCCTTCGTAACCACACCAGTCCCTCCAGACTTCACCAG TGAGCTGGTCCCTGCCTATGACTCCAGCACTTTTGTTTTGGTCAACTTCAG caCCCTGAGGCAGCGGGCTGACCCAGTGTATAGCCCTCCTCTACAGATATCTGGGCTCTGCTGGAGACTTAAAGTCTACCCT GATGGAAATGGTGTGGTCCGTGGAAACTACCTGTCTGTATTCTTGGAACTTTCTGCTGGACTCCCTGAAACATCAAa GTATGAGTACCGTGTGGAGATGGTCCATCAGGCCTCCAGTGACCCAACCAAGAACATCATTCGGGAGTTCGCCTCAGATTTTGAGGTTGGTGAATGCTGGGGCTACAACCGCTTCTTCCGACTGGACCTCCTGGCCAGCGAGGGCTACCTGAACATGCAGACCGACACACTGGTCCTCTG CTACCAGGTTCGCTCACCCACCTTCTTCCAGAAGTGCAGAGATCAGTACTGGTACATCAGCCAGCTGGAGTCGGCCCAGAGCGGCTACATACAGCAGATCAACAACCTCAAAGAg AGGCTGGCCATCGAGCTTTTTCGCCGTCAAACATCACGCAGCTCCTCGCCCCCTGACCTGAGGCTCGGTGGAGGCACCACAGCCTCTGAAAGAGACCCTCGCTCAGTGAAGAGTGACGATGACATCCAGGCCACTTTGACCAACACTAAGAAAGgcgaagaggaggagaggacccAGCAGGATGACTCTAAT GAGCTGTCGGACGGTGACTTGGAGGTGGATtgtctgacagaggaggaggtgaaccCACTGGATGGTAGCAGCACCTCAGGGAGCTCCACAGCCACCAGCAACACAGAGGAGAACGACATAGATGAGGAGACTAT GTCAGGAGAAAATGATGTAGACTTCATTGGGAACCTGGAGACGGAGGAAGGAGAGCTTCCTGATGACTTGGCTGGAGCCACAG GTGGTTCCAGCTCCAGTGGACGTTCATTACTTCGCAATGCTGCCGCTGGTCGTAGTGCCAGTAGTAGCGGAGCTGCTGCTTGTGGTGCTGTTGGGCCAGGCAGCAACAGCCTCCTGGAAATTGACCCGGTCATCCTGATCCAGTTGCTGGATCTGAAGGAGCGCAGCAGCGTGGAGTCTCTGTGGGGGCTTCAGCCTCGGCCTCCTGTGTCTCTCCTGCACAGCCAAG CTCATCCTCACTCCAGGAAAGAACGAGAGCGGCGGCCTCAGGTGGTACGACGATCAGCTCCAGACTCAGGGGTCCTGATCCGCCTCAAGGCTCAGATGGCAGAAGTCCGTAGCAAGATGTCTGATGTCAAGAGTCAAGTGCTGGAGGCTCGGGGGACCACAGAGCCCAGGCCCGGCCCATCAGGGGCCTTCAGTGTGGAGGATGTACCCTCTCATCATGCCGATTCAGAGTTGCCAGCGTGTCGTAAGCCGAGTGAGCTGGACCTCCTGGGGAGAGCAGCTGTAGCTCGGTCCAGGCCCTGCCGCCCTG CCAGGAAATCTCTCTCCCCTGTCCTGGACAGCAGTGGTTCTCTGGTTGTGAAGAGGAGGAGtccagaggagatggagaaggacCTGAGAGGGGCAGAGGCAGCCTCAGAGCTTAGCATGCATCCCAAAGACGGgctgggaggtggagagg GAGTGCTGAAGTCTGAGGGCACCCAGGGCCCCCTAGTGTCTCTTGGCAGTTCCTCATCAGAGCAGGCCTCCACCTCCAAGCAGCAGTACTcggtggagcagcagctgtatGGGACCTCAGGGCCAAAGGATGACATCTTCTCTTTGGGGGGACCAAGCTACATGACTGCCAGCAAGAACTGTGGCAGTAGGACCCTAGG GGCAGCCATGTTGGACTGTGAATCTGAAAGCTCAGGGAACTCCCATCAGTCCTTGCTGGAGGGACCCGCTTTGCAGTCACAGTCAAATGAAG ATCAGTCGCCCTCAGTCCTGGTGGCAGCAACAAGCAGTGACAGCGACACTGAGGACGAGGCCCTGCAGAGCAACAACTCTCGCTACGACAACCAGACTCCTCCCTGCACAG GAGAGCAGCTTCTGTCTGATGACATGAGTCTGCCTGCTGACAGGTGA
- the pou2f3 gene encoding POU domain, class 2, transcription factor 3 isoform X2 yields MSTDAVEQSDAPAEQAGQNGIDFNRQELTSLHTMQQLVLMPPSHLSSPSPFLLSQSPTSHQALLQQNLLSLPSQSQTSLLQHQPGLALTPQAMSRSGLAGSSMETHMDMSHLQMPKHMSVPPQEEPSDLEELEQFAKAFKQRRIKLGFTQGDVGLAMGKLYGNDFSQTTISRFEALNLSFKNMCKLKPLLEKWLSDAENSPSDAMSNPTALPPLMEGYGRKRKKRTSIETNIKMTLEKRFIDNPKPNSEEITLISEQLSMEKEVVRVWFCNRRQKEKRIYCPVASLPVKSHSYNSRMASASRSYSPLASGGVSSNSSPNSASREASPNGLSTASLTSQGNPASYSTPGSWYRTWNPAAYH; encoded by the exons ATGAGCACAGACGCCGTGGAACAGTCGGACGCTCCAGCTGAACAGGCAG GGCAAAACGGAATCGACTTCAATCGACAA GAGCTCACCTCTCTCCACACCATGCAGCAGCTGGTTCTGATGCCACCGTCTCACCTGTCTTCTCCCTCCCCTTTTCTGCTCTCCCAGAGCCCCACCAGTCACCAAG CTCTCCTGCAGCAGAACCTGCTGTCCCTTCCTAGCCAGAGTCAAACTAGTCTTCTTCAGCATCAACCTGGACTGGCTCTTACTCCACAG GCTATGAGTCGCTCTGGTCTGGCAGGGTCATCTATGGAGACCCACATGGACATGTCTCACCTACAGATGCCCAAACACATGTCGGTACCACCACAGGAAGAACCCAGTGATCTGGAGGAACTGGAACAATTTGCGAAAGCATTCAAACAAAGACGCATCAAACTGGGCTTCACTCAg GGAGATGTTGGCCTTGCAATGGGAAAACTGTACGGGAATGATTTCAGCCAGACCACAATCTCTCGCTTTGAGGCTCTCAACCTCAGCTTCAAAAACATGTGCAAGCTCAAACCTCTTCTGGAGAAATGGCTTAGTGACGCAG AGAACTCACCTTCTGACGCGATGAGCAACCCTACTGCTCTGCCGCCCCTCATGGAGGGCTACGGCCGCAAGCGGAAAAAGAGGACAAGCATTGAAACGAACATCAAGATGACTCTGGAGAAACGCTTCATTGAT aACCCCAAGCCCAACTCCGAGGAGATAACCCTGATCTCAGAGCAACTGTCCATGGAGAAGGAGGTGGTTCGAGTTTGGTTCTGTAATCGACGTCAGAAGGAAAAGAGGATCTACTGCCCAGTGGCTAGTTTACCTGTCAAATCACACAGCTACAACTCCAGAATG GCCTCGGCATCCAGATCCTACAGCCCTCTGGCTTCAGGTGGAG TTTCATCAAATTCCTCTCCAAACAGTGCCAGCCGTGAAGCTTCCCCCAACGGCTTGTCCACAGCCTCTTTAACATCTCAGGGCAACCCAGCTTCCTACAGCACACCAGG CTCCTGGTACCGCACGTGGAATCCTGCTGCATATCACTGA
- the pou2f3 gene encoding POU domain, class 2, transcription factor 3 isoform X1 yields MSTDAVEQSDAPAEQAGQNGIDFNRQIKTEDINDSPHTASSLKTCHLTQSTPVHGQLTGELTSLHTMQQLVLMPPSHLSSPSPFLLSQSPTSHQALLQQNLLSLPSQSQTSLLQHQPGLALTPQAMSRSGLAGSSMETHMDMSHLQMPKHMSVPPQEEPSDLEELEQFAKAFKQRRIKLGFTQGDVGLAMGKLYGNDFSQTTISRFEALNLSFKNMCKLKPLLEKWLSDAENSPSDAMSNPTALPPLMEGYGRKRKKRTSIETNIKMTLEKRFIDNPKPNSEEITLISEQLSMEKEVVRVWFCNRRQKEKRIYCPVASLPVKSHSYNSRMASASRSYSPLASGGVSSNSSPNSASREASPNGLSTASLTSQGNPASYSTPGSWYRTWNPAAYH; encoded by the exons ATGAGCACAGACGCCGTGGAACAGTCGGACGCTCCAGCTGAACAGGCAG GGCAAAACGGAATCGACTTCAATCGACAA ataaagacagaggacatCAACGACTCACCTCATACAGCTTCCTCGCTGAAGACATGTCACCTGACACAGAGTACTCCAGTGCATGGTCAGCTCACTGGG GAGCTCACCTCTCTCCACACCATGCAGCAGCTGGTTCTGATGCCACCGTCTCACCTGTCTTCTCCCTCCCCTTTTCTGCTCTCCCAGAGCCCCACCAGTCACCAAG CTCTCCTGCAGCAGAACCTGCTGTCCCTTCCTAGCCAGAGTCAAACTAGTCTTCTTCAGCATCAACCTGGACTGGCTCTTACTCCACAG GCTATGAGTCGCTCTGGTCTGGCAGGGTCATCTATGGAGACCCACATGGACATGTCTCACCTACAGATGCCCAAACACATGTCGGTACCACCACAGGAAGAACCCAGTGATCTGGAGGAACTGGAACAATTTGCGAAAGCATTCAAACAAAGACGCATCAAACTGGGCTTCACTCAg GGAGATGTTGGCCTTGCAATGGGAAAACTGTACGGGAATGATTTCAGCCAGACCACAATCTCTCGCTTTGAGGCTCTCAACCTCAGCTTCAAAAACATGTGCAAGCTCAAACCTCTTCTGGAGAAATGGCTTAGTGACGCAG AGAACTCACCTTCTGACGCGATGAGCAACCCTACTGCTCTGCCGCCCCTCATGGAGGGCTACGGCCGCAAGCGGAAAAAGAGGACAAGCATTGAAACGAACATCAAGATGACTCTGGAGAAACGCTTCATTGAT aACCCCAAGCCCAACTCCGAGGAGATAACCCTGATCTCAGAGCAACTGTCCATGGAGAAGGAGGTGGTTCGAGTTTGGTTCTGTAATCGACGTCAGAAGGAAAAGAGGATCTACTGCCCAGTGGCTAGTTTACCTGTCAAATCACACAGCTACAACTCCAGAATG GCCTCGGCATCCAGATCCTACAGCCCTCTGGCTTCAGGTGGAG TTTCATCAAATTCCTCTCCAAACAGTGCCAGCCGTGAAGCTTCCCCCAACGGCTTGTCCACAGCCTCTTTAACATCTCAGGGCAACCCAGCTTCCTACAGCACACCAGG CTCCTGGTACCGCACGTGGAATCCTGCTGCATATCACTGA